CTCCGAGGCACTCGCGCGGTTGCGCAAGGAGATCCGCGCGCGTGTGAAGCAGCACCTGGACATCGTGCTCCCGGAGGTGCTCGAGGAGCTGATGAGCCGGACCCGCCGCGGCCCCTGAACTGGAACCCCATGGACAAGACCTACGACCCCCACGCCATCGAGCAGCGCTGGTACGAAACCTGGGAGGCCCGCGGCCATTTCGCGCCCCGGGGCGAAGGCCCCGCCTACTGCATCCTGATCCCGCCGCCCAACGTGACGGGGACGCTGCACATGGGCCACGCGTTCCAGGACACCATCATGGACGCGCTCGTGCGCTACCACCGGATGCAGGGGCACGCGACCCTCTGGCAGGCGGGCACCGACCACGCGGGGATCGCCACCCAGATGGTGGTGGAGCGTCAGCTGAACGCCGCGGGGCGCACCCGCCACGACCTGGGCCGCGAAGCCTTCCTCGCGCGCGTGTGGGAGTGGCGTGCCCATTCGGGCGGAACGATCACCCGACAGCTGCGGCGCATGGGCGCCTCCCTCGACTGGGAGACCGAGCGCTTCACCATGGACGAGGGCCTCTCGCGGGCGGTGACGGAGGTCTTCGTCCGGCTCTACGAGGAGGGGCTGCTCTACCGCGGCAAGCGGCTCGTCAACTGGGACCCGGTGCTGCACACGGCCGTCTCCGACCTCGAGGTGGTGTCCGAGGAGGAGGAGGGCTCCATGTGGCACATGCGCTATCCGCTCGTGGACGGCTCGGGGCACCTCACGGTCGCCACCACCCGCCCCGAGACGATGCTGGGGGACGCGGCGGTGGCCGTTCACCCCGGCGACGAGCGCTACCGGCACCTGGTCGGCCAGCACGTCGAGCTGCCCCTGACCGGCCGCCACATCCCGATCATCGCCGACGAGTACGTGGACCCGGAGTTCGGTTCCGGGGTGGTGAAGATCACCCCCGCCCACGACTTCAACGACTACCAGGTGTGGCTGCGGCACCGGGACACCACCGCCCTGCGGGAGGTGCCCCAGAACGGCCTCATCAACATCTTCACGGTGGACGCCCGGGTGAAGGGCTCGCCCCTCGAAGACCGGGCCTGGGGGCACCGGGCACCCGACACCGCCGGGGTCGTACCCTCCGACGCCGAGGGCGTGGCCGGCCCGCCCACCGCGGAGCTGATGCCCCCGGCCTACCGAGGGCTCGACCGCTACGAGGCGCGGGCGCGGATCGTGGCCGACCTGGAGGCCCTGGGGCTGCTGGAGAAGATCGAGCCCCACCGGCTCATGGTGCCCCGGGGCGACCGCTCCCATGCGGTCATCGAGCCCTACCTGACCGACCAGTGGTTCGTGAAGGCGGGCCCGCTCGCCGAGGCCGCGGTGCGCGCGGTGGAGGAAGGCCGCATCCGCTTCGTGCCCGAGAACTGGTCCCGGACCTATTACGACTGGATGCGCCACATCCAGGACTGGTGCATCAGCCGCCAGATCTGGTGGGGGCACCGCATCCCGGCCTGGTACGACCACGAGGGCGAGGTCTACGTGGGCCGCAGCGAGGCAGAGGTGCGCGCGACCCACGGGCTCGGCGGGGGCGTGACGCTCACCCAGGACCCGGACGTCCTCGACACCTGGTTCTCCTCGGCGCTCTGGCCCTTCTCCACCCTCGGGTGGCCCGAGTCCACCGAGCGCTTGCGGACCTTCTACCCTACCAGCGTCCTCGTCACGGGCTTCGACATCATCTTCTTCTGGGTGGCCCGGATGATCATGATGGGCCTGAAGTTCATGGGCGACGTTCCGTTCCGCGACGTCTACATCCACGGCCTGGTGCGCGACGCCGAGGGCCAGAAGATGTCGAAGTCCAAGGGCAACGTCCTGGACCCGCTCGACCTCATCGACGGCATCGACCTCGAGACCCTGGTCGCCAAGCGCACCCGGGACCTGATGCAGCCGCAGATGGCGAAGGCCATCGAGAAGGCGACCCGCCAGCAGTTCCCCGACGGGATCCCCGCCTACGGCACCGACGCCCTGCGCTTCACCTTCGCCGCGCTCGCCACCCAGGGGCGCGACGTGCGCTTCGACCTCGGCCGGGTCGCCGGGTACCGCAACTTCTGCAACAAGCTGTGGAACGCGGCGCGCTACGTCCTGATGAACACGGAAGGCCAGGACTGTGGCCAGGACGGCGGCGCCCTCGCCCTGTCCACAGCGGACCGCTGGATCCTGTCCCGGCTGCAGAAGACCGTCCGGGCGGTGCGCGAGGGCTTCGACGGCTACCGCTTCGATCAGGCCGCCCAGGCCCTCTACGAATTCACCTGGAACGAGTACTGCGACTGGTACCTGGAGCTGTCCAAGCCCGTGCTCACCGCGAGCGCGAGCAGCGACGCCGAGCGTCGCGGGACCCGGGGCACGCTGGTGCGGGTGCTCGAGACCCTGCTGCGCCTGGCCCACCCGCTGATGCCCTTCCTGACCGAGGAGGTCTGGCAGCGGGTGGCCCCCCTGGCCGGCGCGGCGCGGGGCGAGACGGACCCCACCGTCATGCTCGCCCCCTATCCCGTCCACGACCCGGCACAGGTCGACGAGGACGCGGAAGCGGAGATGCGCTGGGTGATGGGCGTCATCCTCGGCGTGCGCCGGATCCGGGGCGAGATGAACATCGCGCCCTCGAAGCCGCTGCCCGTCCTGCTGCACCACGGTGGGGACCGGGACCGGACCTACCTGGAGCGCCACCGGCGCTTCGTGGAGAACCTCGCCCGGGTGGAGTCGGTGACCTGGCTCGAGCCGAAGGACGTCGCGCCCGAGTCCGCGACCGCCCTGGTCGGCGAGATGCAGGTGTTGATCCCCCTGGCCGGCCTCATCGACAAGGCGGCGGAGAGCGCCCGGCTCGGCAAGGAGATCGAGCGCCTGCGCCGGGAGTTGGAGCGCGCCGAGGCCAAGCTCGCCAACCCGAGCTTCGTGGACCGCGCGCCGGCCGAGGTGGTCCTGAAGGAGAAGGACCGGGTCACGGAACTGAGGGGATCCATCGAGAAGCTGGAGGGCCAGCTCGCCCGCATCCGCGCGCTCTAGGCGCCGCCCTGCGGGCGGGCGCGACCGCAGGGGGACGATTCATGCGCCGTCCCCCGCGGGGCGTCACTCCTTCAGCTTGATCGTGAGCTGACCGTCGGTGACGCTGATGTGCTCGATGCCCGCGGCGAAGGCGCTCCAGAAGCCCTGGTCGCCGCCGAACTCGCCCACCAGGTCCACGTGCTTCAGGCCGCCCAGCCACGCATTGGGGATGGGCACGCCCCAGAGGCTCACGCCCGTCAGTGCCACCACCGGCTTGTTGCCGGCGTAGCGCAGCTCCAGGCCGGCGTTGAGCTTGAGGGTCTTTCCCCCGAGGACGGGGAACTCCGGGTCCACCGGCACCAGCAGCTTGACGCTCGCCATGTCCTGGGAGAGGTCGATGGCGAGCCGCTGGGCCATGTCGGTGTTGCTGGCGAGCAGCGCGTTCAGCTCCCGGGTGCTGAAGCTGACCTCACGCTTGGCCCCCGCCTCGCTGTAGCGCTCCGGCTCCAGGCGCGCCGGGCCTCCCGCCGTGTCGGCCTTCGGGCCCGCGGGCTTCGGGGCCTTCTCCGCGTTCGTCGCCTTTTCGGCGGCGGGCCGGACCCGGGGGCCGTGCCCTGCGGGGTCCAGCCGGTCCAGCTTCTGGTTCAGCGCCACCTCTTCCCTGGCGCTGAGCTGCACCGGTTTGAACTCCCTCGGGAACACGTAGTGCGTCATGACCCAGACGGTGACCCCGGCGGTCAGGACGACGACGAGGAGGATGAGCAGGACAATCCTGCCCCAGCCCATCCCACCCTCCCGCTCCACGGGTGCCACGGGCGCCGCACGCGCCGGTTGCATCTCCATCGTCCTTTCCTCCGGGCTCACGCCCGGGGGGATGAGCACCCCCCGGGCGCCACGTCGGTTACGCCAGGTTCTTCGCGGCGAAGCCCCAGTTGACGAGCTTGTCCAGGACCGCCTGGACGTAGTCCGCCCGCTTGTTCTGGTAGTCCAGATAGTAGGCGTGCTCCCACACGTCGATGGTGAGGAGCGGCTTCATGCCCTTGGTGGTGGGGTTGTCGGCGTTGCCGGTCTTCACCACGACGAGCTTGCCGCCGTCCATCGCGAGCCAGGCCCAGCCGCTGCCGAACTGGCCGAGCGCGGCCTTCTTCAGCTCGTCCTTGCACGCGGCCACGCTGCCGAACGACGCCTCCATCAGCTTCGCCAACTCCGCGGGGGGCTCACCGCCGCCGCCGGGCTTCAGGCTCATCCAGTAGAAGTCGTGGTTCCAGACCTGGGCCGCGTTGTTGAAGATCGCGACCTTCTCGGCGTTGCCCGCGGTGGCGGCGACAACCTTGGCGAGCGGCTTGTCGGCGAGGTCGGTGCCCGCGACCAGCTTGTTCAGGTTGTCCACGTAGCCCTTGTGGTGCTTGCCGTAGTGGAAGCCGATGGTGTTGGACGAGATCACCGGGTCCAGCGCGTTGTCGGCATAGGGCAGCTTCATCAGGCTGAACGGACCCGCGGCAGGGGCCGTCTGGGCCCGCGCAACGCGCGACAGACCGCCGAGACCCGTGGCGACGGCGAGACCCGCTGCACCGAGCAGGAAGTGGCGGCGGCCGACGGAACGAGACGACTCATCACGGTCGATGGGGCTCATGGTGTGCTCCTTCTCTCCTTGGGGTACCGGCCGGACGCGTGCGGCACCCTCGTGCGCTCCGTGCCCGGGCCTTTTGTGAAACCGCAGAGCATACTCTGCCAATGCCGGGACGGTGGCAAGGCCCCGCGCCGGCTGCCGGAACCGGGCGAAACCCGGCCTGCGGGGGCGCGTTGCCGGAGGCCCCGCGGGTGATACTCTGCCCTGCGCCACCCCACGACGCCCCGGTCCCCGTATCGTGCTCAGCTACCGCCACGCCTTCCACGCCGGCAACCCTGCCGACGTCCTCAAGCACGCCGTCCTGGTCCGCCTGATCGAGTCGCTGGCGGGCAAGGAGACGCCCTTCTTCTACCTGGACACGCACGCCGGGGCGGGGCTCTACGACCTCGAGGACACCCGCGCGAGCAGGCTGCGGGAGTGGCGCGAAGGAGTCGGAAGACTGTGGGACGCGACCACCGTGCCCGCACCCCTCTCCGGCTACCTGCGCCTGGTGCGCGAGGCCCAGACGGACCCGGCCGCACCACGCCCGCGCCGCTACCCCGGCTCGCCCTGGCTCGTCCGCCGGCTGCTGCGCCCGGGCGACCGGATGGTGCTCTGCGAGCTGCACCCCGCCGACCACCCGGCGCTCCGGGAGCGCTTCTCGGGCGATCGGCAGGTCGCCGTCCACCACCGGGACGGCTACGAGGCCTTGAAGGCCTTGCTGCCCCCGGCCGAGCGCCGCGGGCTGGTCCTGCTCGACCCGGCCTACGAGCTCCCCGGCGAGTGGGAACGGGCCGCCGAGGGGCTCGCGAACGCCTGGCGGCGCTGGCCGACGGGCGGGCTCGCGCTCTGGTATCCCCTGCTCGCCCACGGCCCCGAGGTCCGCCTGTACCGGAACGTCGAGGAGGCGGGCCTGCGCAAGGTCCTGCGGGTCGAGCTGCGGGTCCGGCCCGCCGATAGCCCCGCGGGGATGAACGGCGCGGGGCTCCTGCTGGTCAACCCGCCCTGGCGGCTCGACGGGGAGCTCGCCGGTTGGCTGCCGTGGCTCCGCCGGCAGCTCGCACCCCAGGGCCAGGGCGGCGAGTCGGTGGATTGGCTCGTGCCGGAGTGAAGACCGGGCAGGCTCCCGGCGCGGCCGATCAGCGCGCGGCGGCGCGCGCCCAGGACTCGGGCGAGCGGTCCTCGCAGAGCGCGACGGCGAAGCGGAAGGCCGCCTCCAGGTTCGCGCGGGCGGCCTCTCCGATGGGCTCGCCCAGCTCGAATTCGTAGCCCCGGACGGTGAGCAGGTACGTGGGCGGCGCAGGCAAACCCTTCACCTGCTCCCAGACCTGCAGGACCGCCGCCGGCGAGAGGGCGTGGCTCGAGTAGGTGCGGTCCTCCTCCGGCAGCACGCGGGCAAAGGAGAACGGGCCCGGACCCGCCACGCTCGCGTCGATGAAGAGCGCGAGGCCCCGGCCTTCCAGGTCGAGGGCGTGCTCGATCTGAAGCTGGAAATCGGTCTGGGTCTCGATCGTCTCCCAGCCGGGCCGGCGCGCGCGCTCGGCCTCGAGGAGCTCCAGGAGCTCCGGCCCGAGCGCATCGTCTCCCCGGCTGGGGTTGCCGTACCCGAAGATGAGCAGCGCCTCGCTCACACCGCCTCCAGCCGGGCCCGGGCCCGGGCGACCGCGGCCCGCACCTGGGCTGGCGCGGTGCCGCCCACGTGGTCGCGCGCGGCCACCGAGCCCTCCAGCGTCAGCACCTGGAACACGTCGGGCTCGATCGCGGGCGAGAACCCCCGCAGCTCCTCCAGGGTCAGCTCCGCCAGGTCCCGCCCCGTCTCGATGCCGTGGCGCACCGCCTTGCCCACCACCTCGTGGGCGTCCCGGAAGGGCACGCCCCGGCGCACCAGGTAGTCGGCGAGGTCGGTGGCGGTCGCGTAGCCCCGCCGGGCGGCCTCGCGCATCCGGTCGCGCTTGACCCGCATCCCGGGAACCATGTCGGCGAACACCCGAAGCGAGGCCTGCACGGTGTCCACCGAGTCGAAGATCGCCTCCTTGTCCTCCTGGTTGTCCTTGTTGTAGGCGAGGGGCTGGGCCTTCATCAGCGTCAGCAGCGCCATCAGGTGCCCGAACACCCGGCCGGTCTTGCCCCGCACCAGCTCCGGCACGTCCGGGTTCTTCTTCTGGGGCATGATCGAGGAACCGGTGCAGAAGGCGTCGCCGAGGTCCACGAAGTCGAACTGCGCCGAGGACCAGAGCACCAGCTCCTCGGCCATCCGCGACAGGTGCATCATCAGGATCGAGGCGGCGGCGGCGAGCTCCACCACGAAGTCGCGGTCACTCACCGCGTCGAGGGAGTTGGCGCAGACCCCGTCGAAGCCGAGCAGTTGCGCGGTGTACGGCCGGTCCACGGGGAAGGTCGTCCCGGCGAGGGCGGCCGCCCCGAGCGGGGAGCGGTTGAGTCGGCGCCGGGCGTCGGCGAGACGCTCCTCGTCGCGCGCCAGCATCTCATACCAGGCCATCAGGTGGTGCCCGAAGGTCACGGGCTGGGCCGTCTGCAGGTGCGTGAAGCCCGGCATCAGGGTGTCCGCCTCGCGCTCGGCAAGGTCCACGAGGGCCGTCTGCAAGCGGCGCAGCTCGGACACAGTGACGTCCACGGCGTCCCGCAGGTACAGCCGCAGGTCGGTGGCGACCTGGTCGTTGCGCGAGCGCGCCGTGTGCAGCTTCTTGCCGGTCGCACCGATGCGCGCGGTGAGGGCCGACTCCACGTGCATGTGGACGTCTTCGAGGGCCGTGGACCAGGCGAGGCGCCCGGCCTCGATGTCCGCGCGCACGGCCTCGAGCCCCGCGACGATCGACTGGCACTCGGCTTCCGTCAGCACGCCCACCCGCGCGAGCATGCGCGCGTGGGCGATGGACCCGGCGATGTCCTGCCGGTACATTCGCCGATCGAAGTCCACTGAAGCGGTGAAGGCCTCGACGAAGGCGTCGGTCGGGGCGGTGAAACGCCCGCCCCAGGGCTTTTTGTCCTGACCCTCGGCCGGCATGGCGGGGCTCCTGGCGCAGTCTGCGCGGGGCCCAGAGTATACCTCGCGACCCGGGCCAGCCCATGGGACCCAGCGCACCCCGCAGCCAGCACACCCCCTTCCTCCCCGATTTCTGCGACATCCGGGCCGTCTTCGCCGTCGTCCTGACCGGCGAGCTGCTGGCGCTCGTGCTGGCGCTGATGAGCGTCCCGGCACTCGAGTTCTGGCCGGTGCTGGGGAGCACGTCGCTCTTCGTGCAGTGGGTCGGCCTGAGCGCCGCCGCGCTGCTCTGCGCCGGGGGCCGGCTCCTCGCGCGGCTCCGGCCGGCGGCCGCGTCCTTCGCGGTCCTCGGGCTCGTGGTGGGGCTCACCGCGGCGCTCAGCCTGGTCTCGGTCTGGCTGCTCGACGAGGGGCGGCAGGCACCCCGTCTGGGTGGCGAGGCCTGGGCCTTCCTCGCCCGCAACGTCGCCGTCGGCGGGCTGGTGGGCGCCGTGACCCTGCGTTATCTCTACGTCCAGCACCAGTGGCGTCTGAACCTGGCGCGGGAGGCGAGTGCCCGCGTGCAGGCCCTGCAGTCCCGGATCCGGCCGCACTTCCTGTTCAACAGCATGAACACCATCGCGAGCCTGACCCGCACCGACCCCGCCCTGGCCGAGCGGGTGGTCGAGGACCTGGCCGAGCTGTTCCGCGTGAGCCTCGGCGACACCCGGACGCCGGCGACCCTGGAACGGGAGTTGGAGGTGTCGCGGCGCTACCTGGAGATCGAGGCGCTGCGCCTCGGGGATCGACTCCAGACCCGCTGGGAGGTGGCCGGCCTGCCGGGCGGCGCCCTCCTGCCTCCCCTCACGGTGCAGCCCCTTCTCGAGAACGCCGTGTCCCACGGCATCGAGCCCTCCCCTGCAGGGGGCCTGGTGCGCATCACGGGGCGGGTCGTGGACGGCGTGGTGGAAGTCCGGGTGGAGAACCCCCTGCCGCCCCCCGGCGCCCAGGAGCGCGGGGGCAACCGCATCGCCCAGGACAACGTCCGCCAACGGCTGGAGGCCTTCTTCGGCCGGGCAGCGGGGCTCGAGGCGGGCCCCGCGGGCGGACGCTACGTCGCCACACTGCGCTTCCCCCGGCGGGAGCGGGCGCCGTGAAGGTCCTCATCGTCGACGACGAGCCGCTCGCCCGGGCCCGCCTTGCAGCGCTGGTGGCCGAGATCGCAGGCGCGACGGTGGTGGGCGAGGCGGCCGACGGGCTGCAGGCGCTCGAGCTGGCCCAGGCGAGCGGGCCGGAGGTCGTGCTGCTCGACGTGCGGATGCCCGGGATGGACGGGGTCGAGACCGCCCGGCACCTGGCGCGCCTGCCCTGCCCTCCCGCGGTGGTCTTCACCACGGCCTACGAGGTGCACGCGCTCTCCGCCTTCGAGGTCCGGGCGGTCGACTACCTGCTGAAGCCCATCCGGCGCGAGCGGCTGGCCGAGGCGCTGCTGCGCGCGCGCCTGCTCGCCCCCCAGCGGGCCGAGGCGCTCACCGCGGGGCCCGGGGAAGCCCGAACCCACGTGAGCGCCACGCACCAGGGCCGCCTTCGCCTGGTCCCCGTCACCGAGGTGCGCTACCTGGTGGCCGATCAGAAGTACGTCACGGCAGGCTTTCCGGGCGGCGAGCTGCTGCTCGAGGAATCGCTGCGCCAGCTCGAGACCGAGCTCGGGGCGAGATTCCTGCGGGTGCACCGCAACGCGCTCGTCGCGCCCGCCCACGCCGAGGCCCTCGAGCGGGGCGACGACGGCCTCTTCCACGTTCGGCTCCGG
The Gammaproteobacteria bacterium DNA segment above includes these coding regions:
- the argH gene encoding argininosuccinate lyase encodes the protein MPAEGQDKKPWGGRFTAPTDAFVEAFTASVDFDRRMYRQDIAGSIAHARMLARVGVLTEAECQSIVAGLEAVRADIEAGRLAWSTALEDVHMHVESALTARIGATGKKLHTARSRNDQVATDLRLYLRDAVDVTVSELRRLQTALVDLAEREADTLMPGFTHLQTAQPVTFGHHLMAWYEMLARDEERLADARRRLNRSPLGAAALAGTTFPVDRPYTAQLLGFDGVCANSLDAVSDRDFVVELAAAASILMMHLSRMAEELVLWSSAQFDFVDLGDAFCTGSSIMPQKKNPDVPELVRGKTGRVFGHLMALLTLMKAQPLAYNKDNQEDKEAIFDSVDTVQASLRVFADMVPGMRVKRDRMREAARRGYATATDLADYLVRRGVPFRDAHEVVGKAVRHGIETGRDLAELTLEELRGFSPAIEPDVFQVLTLEGSVAARDHVGGTAPAQVRAAVARARARLEAV
- a CDS encoding superoxide dismutase; amino-acid sequence: MSPIDRDESSRSVGRRHFLLGAAGLAVATGLGGLSRVARAQTAPAAGPFSLMKLPYADNALDPVISSNTIGFHYGKHHKGYVDNLNKLVAGTDLADKPLAKVVAATAGNAEKVAIFNNAAQVWNHDFYWMSLKPGGGGEPPAELAKLMEASFGSVAACKDELKKAALGQFGSGWAWLAMDGGKLVVVKTGNADNPTTKGMKPLLTIDVWEHAYYLDYQNKRADYVQAVLDKLVNWGFAAKNLA
- a CDS encoding valine--tRNA ligase, coding for MDKTYDPHAIEQRWYETWEARGHFAPRGEGPAYCILIPPPNVTGTLHMGHAFQDTIMDALVRYHRMQGHATLWQAGTDHAGIATQMVVERQLNAAGRTRHDLGREAFLARVWEWRAHSGGTITRQLRRMGASLDWETERFTMDEGLSRAVTEVFVRLYEEGLLYRGKRLVNWDPVLHTAVSDLEVVSEEEEGSMWHMRYPLVDGSGHLTVATTRPETMLGDAAVAVHPGDERYRHLVGQHVELPLTGRHIPIIADEYVDPEFGSGVVKITPAHDFNDYQVWLRHRDTTALREVPQNGLINIFTVDARVKGSPLEDRAWGHRAPDTAGVVPSDAEGVAGPPTAELMPPAYRGLDRYEARARIVADLEALGLLEKIEPHRLMVPRGDRSHAVIEPYLTDQWFVKAGPLAEAAVRAVEEGRIRFVPENWSRTYYDWMRHIQDWCISRQIWWGHRIPAWYDHEGEVYVGRSEAEVRATHGLGGGVTLTQDPDVLDTWFSSALWPFSTLGWPESTERLRTFYPTSVLVTGFDIIFFWVARMIMMGLKFMGDVPFRDVYIHGLVRDAEGQKMSKSKGNVLDPLDLIDGIDLETLVAKRTRDLMQPQMAKAIEKATRQQFPDGIPAYGTDALRFTFAALATQGRDVRFDLGRVAGYRNFCNKLWNAARYVLMNTEGQDCGQDGGALALSTADRWILSRLQKTVRAVREGFDGYRFDQAAQALYEFTWNEYCDWYLELSKPVLTASASSDAERRGTRGTLVRVLETLLRLAHPLMPFLTEEVWQRVAPLAGAARGETDPTVMLAPYPVHDPAQVDEDAEAEMRWVMGVILGVRRIRGEMNIAPSKPLPVLLHHGGDRDRTYLERHRRFVENLARVESVTWLEPKDVAPESATALVGEMQVLIPLAGLIDKAAESARLGKEIERLRRELERAEAKLANPSFVDRAPAEVVLKEKDRVTELRGSIEKLEGQLARIRAL
- a CDS encoding response regulator transcription factor; translation: MKVLIVDDEPLARARLAALVAEIAGATVVGEAADGLQALELAQASGPEVVLLDVRMPGMDGVETARHLARLPCPPAVVFTTAYEVHALSAFEVRAVDYLLKPIRRERLAEALLRARLLAPQRAEALTAGPGEARTHVSATHQGRLRLVPVTEVRYLVADQKYVTAGFPGGELLLEESLRQLETELGARFLRVHRNALVAPAHAEALERGDDGLFHVRLRGVGLAPAVSRRLLAGVRERLRGR
- a CDS encoding hydrogenase maturation protease, which encodes MSEALLIFGYGNPSRGDDALGPELLELLEAERARRPGWETIETQTDFQLQIEHALDLEGRGLALFIDASVAGPGPFSFARVLPEEDRTYSSHALSPAAVLQVWEQVKGLPAPPTYLLTVRGYEFELGEPIGEAARANLEAAFRFAVALCEDRSPESWARAAAR
- a CDS encoding arginine N-succinyltransferase — encoded protein: MGWGRIVLLILLVVVLTAGVTVWVMTHYVFPREFKPVQLSAREEVALNQKLDRLDPAGHGPRVRPAAEKATNAEKAPKPAGPKADTAGGPARLEPERYSEAGAKREVSFSTRELNALLASNTDMAQRLAIDLSQDMASVKLLVPVDPEFPVLGGKTLKLNAGLELRYAGNKPVVALTGVSLWGVPIPNAWLGGLKHVDLVGEFGGDQGFWSAFAAGIEHISVTDGQLTIKLKE
- a CDS encoding 23S rRNA (adenine(2030)-N(6))-methyltransferase RlmJ, with product MLSYRHAFHAGNPADVLKHAVLVRLIESLAGKETPFFYLDTHAGAGLYDLEDTRASRLREWREGVGRLWDATTVPAPLSGYLRLVREAQTDPAAPRPRRYPGSPWLVRRLLRPGDRMVLCELHPADHPALRERFSGDRQVAVHHRDGYEALKALLPPAERRGLVLLDPAYELPGEWERAAEGLANAWRRWPTGGLALWYPLLAHGPEVRLYRNVEEAGLRKVLRVELRVRPADSPAGMNGAGLLLVNPPWRLDGELAGWLPWLRRQLAPQGQGGESVDWLVPE
- a CDS encoding histidine kinase — its product is MGPSAPRSQHTPFLPDFCDIRAVFAVVLTGELLALVLALMSVPALEFWPVLGSTSLFVQWVGLSAAALLCAGGRLLARLRPAAASFAVLGLVVGLTAALSLVSVWLLDEGRQAPRLGGEAWAFLARNVAVGGLVGAVTLRYLYVQHQWRLNLAREASARVQALQSRIRPHFLFNSMNTIASLTRTDPALAERVVEDLAELFRVSLGDTRTPATLERELEVSRRYLEIEALRLGDRLQTRWEVAGLPGGALLPPLTVQPLLENAVSHGIEPSPAGGLVRITGRVVDGVVEVRVENPLPPPGAQERGGNRIAQDNVRQRLEAFFGRAAGLEAGPAGGRYVATLRFPRRERAP